In a genomic window of uncultured Sphaerochaeta sp.:
- the deoD gene encoding purine-nucleoside phosphorylase: protein MTPHNSAEKGEIAKVVLAPGDPLRARLVAERYLSDAQQVTSVRNVLGYTGLYEGKRVSVMATGMGGPSIGIYSHELFTEYDVQAIIRIGTCGGLSNAVEVGDLVMAMTASTDSLWAHQYNLKGTLSPACDSSLLLSSLAIAKKMHISAHAGMVFSSDLFSSYNALGADSWKAWAKLGALAQDMETYALYATAAYQGKRALSLLTMTDSCVTGEGFGDEMRTTGLLPMIEVALKLALEV from the coding sequence ATGACTCCTCACAATAGTGCAGAGAAAGGTGAGATAGCGAAGGTTGTGCTGGCCCCCGGTGATCCGCTTCGGGCCAGACTGGTTGCAGAACGCTACCTGAGCGATGCACAGCAGGTAACCTCGGTACGCAATGTACTGGGCTATACCGGTCTGTATGAGGGAAAACGCGTTTCGGTCATGGCGACCGGTATGGGAGGACCCTCCATCGGCATTTACAGCCATGAGCTTTTCACCGAGTACGATGTGCAGGCCATTATCCGCATAGGAACCTGCGGAGGCCTCTCCAATGCCGTCGAGGTAGGGGACCTGGTCATGGCGATGACGGCCAGTACGGACTCGCTTTGGGCCCATCAGTACAACCTGAAGGGGACGCTCAGTCCTGCTTGTGATTCGTCTTTGTTGCTTTCTTCGCTTGCGATTGCCAAAAAGATGCACATCAGCGCTCATGCAGGCATGGTCTTCTCCAGCGACCTCTTCTCCTCCTACAATGCCCTTGGTGCAGACAGCTGGAAAGCTTGGGCAAAACTGGGAGCACTTGCCCAGGATATGGAAACCTATGCCCTCTACGCCACTGCAGCCTATCAGGGAAAGCGTGCTCTCTCCCTGCTCACCATGACAGACAGCTGTGTTACGGGGGAGGGATTTGGTGATGAGATGCGCACCACCGGTCTGCTGCCGATGATTGAAGTGGCGCTCAAGCTTGCGCTGGAGGTATGA
- a CDS encoding SurA N-terminal domain-containing protein produces MSADDNTNGKKPEEESKALAFEKAKKSTAVVEGKKEAALKPKRKITIGWVLGMIILILIAVSFVLAPAIEAFVGKNSNSNGIVFGTYGKEEIKYAYGNYFYDQVQNYADQYKSSGVDQTQALYQIWKSAYDSTVLFTAINQLASKAGIIAADEVVTRAIIESGAYHKDGKFDVDTYQKASAETKASVDKSIRRSLPYQIVIDDIGTVLSSSAEAAYIADMASQGRTFRYLGLEPQLYPNELAAQYALQNKQLFSMMDLSVISLDTAEKAQSVYDSIKSGATSFEDAAVANSLDSYAAEGGKVGQIYYYGVVSNFKNADEAIALLSAKESDVIGPFEANGAFTLYKINSAATQPDFASEATLASVKAYLATSESAVIDTYLSELAATYSAQAKEAGLDQVALDHNLEIVEVPATPYNAGESSYMSGFSYTDENGLLAAAAAGDVQKQLFQAEPNSLLDPLKVGTSYLLVETGEDAKDEGMESYLSMFYNYYSGSQNQQDFSQALYTSDQFKDDFLTTFLTVVLGQPT; encoded by the coding sequence ATGTCTGCAGACGACAACACGAACGGAAAGAAACCCGAAGAGGAGTCCAAGGCTCTCGCCTTCGAGAAAGCAAAAAAGAGCACAGCTGTGGTTGAGGGCAAAAAAGAAGCCGCTCTCAAGCCCAAACGCAAGATAACAATCGGCTGGGTTCTGGGAATGATTATCCTGATCCTTATTGCCGTGTCCTTCGTGTTGGCCCCGGCCATCGAAGCCTTCGTCGGCAAGAACAGCAACAGCAACGGCATTGTGTTCGGTACCTATGGCAAGGAAGAGATCAAGTACGCATACGGCAACTACTTCTATGACCAGGTCCAGAACTATGCAGACCAGTACAAGTCCAGTGGCGTCGACCAGACGCAGGCACTCTACCAGATCTGGAAGAGTGCTTATGACAGCACGGTTCTCTTCACGGCCATCAACCAGCTCGCTTCAAAGGCAGGCATCATTGCAGCAGACGAGGTGGTGACCCGCGCAATCATAGAAAGCGGAGCCTACCACAAGGATGGCAAGTTCGACGTAGACACCTACCAAAAGGCAAGTGCCGAGACGAAAGCCTCGGTTGACAAGTCCATCCGCCGTTCCCTCCCCTATCAGATCGTCATCGATGACATCGGCACGGTTCTCTCCTCCTCAGCCGAAGCTGCCTACATTGCAGATATGGCTTCCCAGGGCAGGACGTTCCGTTATCTCGGCCTTGAACCCCAGCTGTATCCGAATGAGCTTGCTGCCCAATATGCCTTGCAGAACAAGCAGCTCTTCTCCATGATGGATCTGAGTGTCATCTCTCTCGATACCGCTGAGAAAGCACAGAGTGTCTACGACTCCATCAAGAGCGGCGCAACTTCCTTTGAGGATGCTGCGGTTGCAAACAGTCTTGACTCCTATGCAGCAGAAGGCGGCAAGGTCGGCCAGATCTACTACTACGGAGTTGTCTCCAACTTCAAGAATGCAGATGAGGCCATTGCCCTGCTCAGTGCCAAGGAAAGCGATGTAATCGGTCCTTTCGAAGCAAATGGCGCATTCACCCTCTACAAGATCAACAGCGCTGCCACCCAGCCTGACTTTGCAAGCGAAGCCACCCTTGCTTCGGTAAAGGCCTATCTGGCCACCAGCGAAAGTGCCGTCATCGACACCTACCTCTCTGAACTTGCTGCAACCTACAGTGCACAGGCCAAGGAAGCGGGACTCGACCAGGTCGCCCTCGATCACAATCTTGAGATCGTGGAAGTTCCTGCCACCCCGTACAATGCTGGAGAGAGCAGCTACATGAGCGGTTTCTCCTATACCGATGAGAATGGACTGCTTGCGGCAGCTGCTGCCGGCGATGTCCAGAAGCAACTGTTCCAGGCTGAGCCCAACTCCTTGCTCGATCCGCTCAAGGTCGGCACCTCCTACCTCTTGGTGGAAACCGGAGAGGATGCAAAGGATGAGGGTATGGAAAGTTACCTGTCCATGTTCTACAACTACTACAGCGGAAGCCAGAATCAGCAGGATTTCTCCCAGGCTCTGTACACTTCCGACCAGTTCAAGGACGACTTCCTGACCACCTTCCTGACCGTGGTCCTGGGACAGCCCACCTAA
- a CDS encoding NAD(P)H-dependent oxidoreductase, whose product MSMEFLEAMTHRFACKKYDQTRSLGEAQLKEILEYGRLTPTSFGLELWSFAVVRTQEKKQELFHACFDQESVSTSAVTIVVLSRTEAFANPDGELVHERGRRFPDPLPVFIDDYRPYYDFLKAEGKLSCWLKSQGYLAIANMMTGAATLGIQSCAIEGFNEKQVLQVLGCDPNLWQVSLIATFGYPAEPERPKIRESLESLTTFH is encoded by the coding sequence ATGAGCATGGAGTTTCTGGAGGCGATGACTCATCGATTCGCCTGTAAAAAGTATGATCAAACGCGTAGCCTTGGTGAGGCTCAGCTGAAAGAGATTCTTGAGTATGGGAGACTGACACCCACCTCCTTCGGTCTTGAGCTCTGGTCCTTTGCCGTAGTGAGGACCCAAGAGAAAAAGCAGGAGCTTTTCCATGCCTGCTTCGACCAGGAGTCGGTTTCAACCAGCGCGGTTACCATCGTGGTGCTTTCACGTACGGAAGCTTTTGCCAACCCTGATGGAGAGTTGGTCCATGAACGGGGCAGGAGGTTTCCCGATCCCTTGCCGGTCTTCATCGATGATTATCGTCCCTATTATGATTTCCTCAAAGCAGAAGGAAAGCTTTCCTGTTGGCTGAAAAGCCAGGGTTATCTGGCCATTGCCAACATGATGACGGGAGCGGCAACGTTGGGTATCCAAAGCTGTGCGATCGAGGGGTTCAATGAGAAACAGGTGCTGCAGGTTCTGGGTTGCGATCCCAATCTGTGGCAGGTCTCCCTGATCGCTACCTTCGGCTACCCCGCTGAGCCTGAGCGGCCGAAGATTCGCGAGTCACTGGAGAGTCTGACAACCTTTCATTAG
- a CDS encoding metallophosphoesterase has protein sequence MKRSSVWVLKTLLISLLVLLAAGGIVTYLVIDGLTNTRLYQQVDRFSELFSVPKQPFDLSEVVAEKKAFTMEYPEDGTFTILWGTDFHLRRGPFSNRDKIYALLERAFAETDPDLTVISGDLLFSFNGVQMLTEFASFMQKHNRKWAYCFGNHDGQYQHDHRTLASVLDSFDTALFSTGEEWVLGYSDYPVVLTREGIPQQAIMLLDSHDSRIYEDSVIAPDYIYPSQIAWYRWVEDGLGDIPLYAFIHIPIPEFKLMWESGTAVGVKNDKIVNVPLDNSGLFAAMQEKGNTVAIFSGHDHLNDFHGTWEGIDLHYGRSASYGSYGADIHAKGLKTITLDLASPSYTMKTFTVDDWNL, from the coding sequence ATGAAGAGATCTTCTGTCTGGGTCCTCAAAACCCTTCTTATATCGCTGCTGGTCCTCCTTGCAGCGGGAGGCATAGTCACCTATCTGGTAATAGACGGGCTTACCAACACCAGATTGTACCAGCAGGTCGACCGGTTTTCAGAACTTTTCAGCGTTCCAAAGCAACCCTTTGACCTGTCCGAAGTAGTGGCAGAGAAAAAAGCCTTCACCATGGAGTATCCGGAGGATGGGACGTTCACCATTCTCTGGGGCACCGACTTCCATCTCCGGCGAGGGCCGTTTTCCAATAGGGACAAGATCTATGCACTGCTCGAACGTGCTTTTGCAGAGACTGATCCAGACCTGACGGTCATAAGCGGCGATCTTCTGTTCAGTTTCAATGGGGTACAGATGCTCACCGAGTTCGCATCCTTCATGCAGAAACACAACCGCAAGTGGGCATACTGCTTTGGCAATCACGACGGGCAATACCAGCACGACCACAGAACCTTGGCCTCAGTTCTGGACAGCTTTGACACCGCCCTCTTCTCCACCGGTGAGGAGTGGGTCCTCGGCTACAGCGACTATCCGGTGGTGCTGACGCGTGAGGGCATTCCTCAGCAGGCCATCATGTTGCTCGACTCGCACGACAGCAGGATCTACGAGGACTCGGTCATTGCCCCTGACTACATCTACCCCTCCCAAATCGCCTGGTACCGGTGGGTTGAGGATGGGCTTGGCGATATTCCCCTCTACGCATTCATCCATATCCCCATCCCTGAGTTCAAGCTTATGTGGGAGAGTGGGACTGCAGTGGGAGTAAAGAACGACAAGATTGTGAACGTCCCGCTGGACAACAGCGGTCTTTTTGCCGCAATGCAGGAAAAAGGCAATACCGTCGCAATTTTCAGCGGGCATGATCACCTCAACGATTTTCATGGCACCTGGGAAGGGATTGACCTGCACTATGGCCGCAGTGCAAGTTACGGCTCGTATGGTGCGGATATCCATGCAAAGGGGCTGAAGACCATCACGTTGGACTTAGCCTCCCCTTCCTACACAATGAAGACCTTTACCGTCGATGACTGGAACCTATAG
- a CDS encoding ABC transporter permease, producing MSMILGMLPSVLMIVAPILITAIGGMICEKSGVVNIALEGLMAIGACTAAAAHVLMEGTGMPHNLSLFLALVMGLVVGALFSVVHAVAAINLNADQTISGTGINLLANGVTIFASQILFNADRTKEFRMGMQTDALGVYPTAYIALAVVLLSWFVLYKLPFGMHLRACGEHPGAAESVGINVKKMRYIAVITSGLLAGLAGGCVVLTQTIQYTSNTINGRGFIALAAVSFGRWRPLGVTGAALLFGTAQAFAIIANNIPALRVLPTEVFNILPYVVTLAALVLFSGKNYAPSAAGKPYEKGAS from the coding sequence ATGAGTATGATACTGGGAATGCTTCCTTCAGTTCTGATGATTGTAGCCCCGATTCTCATCACCGCCATCGGCGGCATGATCTGTGAGAAGAGCGGGGTGGTGAATATCGCCTTGGAAGGCCTCATGGCCATCGGCGCCTGCACCGCAGCGGCAGCCCACGTATTGATGGAGGGGACCGGGATGCCGCACAACCTCTCCTTGTTCCTGGCTCTGGTAATGGGCTTGGTTGTAGGCGCTCTCTTTTCGGTGGTGCATGCGGTTGCTGCCATCAATCTCAATGCCGACCAGACGATCAGCGGTACAGGCATCAACCTGCTGGCAAACGGGGTGACCATCTTTGCCAGCCAGATCCTGTTCAATGCCGACCGCACCAAGGAGTTCCGCATGGGAATGCAGACCGATGCCTTGGGCGTCTATCCCACTGCCTACATCGCCTTGGCAGTGGTTCTGCTCTCTTGGTTTGTGCTCTACAAGCTTCCCTTCGGCATGCATCTGCGCGCTTGTGGTGAGCATCCGGGAGCAGCGGAGAGCGTGGGCATCAATGTCAAGAAGATGCGCTACATCGCTGTCATCACCAGCGGCCTGCTGGCAGGTCTTGCAGGTGGATGCGTCGTGTTGACCCAGACCATCCAATACACTTCGAATACCATCAACGGCCGTGGCTTCATCGCCCTTGCCGCAGTCTCCTTCGGCCGCTGGAGGCCCTTGGGCGTTACGGGAGCAGCCTTGCTTTTCGGAACAGCCCAGGCTTTTGCCATCATAGCCAACAATATCCCCGCCCTTCGCGTCCTTCCCACCGAAGTGTTCAACATCCTGCCGTACGTAGTCACCCTTGCTGCACTGGTGCTCTTCAGCGGCAAGAACTACGCCCCGAGTGCTGCCGGAAAGCCGTATGAGAAGGGGGCAAGCTGA
- a CDS encoding ABC transporter permease, translated as MNKRTQRLLQSDGSVSVLVVLLGFLVGTILVALVGKNPLNMYKALLQALSGYNIDNGRMNVRYIGETLNYSVPFILCGLSMGFAKRVGLFNIGGEGQYIMGMTVAQAVALLGPQVQTLHWMLAILSAVVIGALWGGVVGILKAKYEVSEVVSTIMLNYVALYLSRIICLQLPGATTYKTANYPETALIGNSFFQKITNNSLLNNGIFMMIIAVVVYWFIMEKTSLGYGMRATGFNKDAARASGIPVVRSISISMAISGAFAGLAGGIVALGSFKYGRVISGMDGYGFDGIAVALVGNCTAFGTTLAGLLFGMLKNAQALMQGKQIPKEITFIIQGLIVIFIALRSALKLYQEYLDKKQLQKEVGVK; from the coding sequence ATGAACAAGAGGACACAACGACTTTTGCAATCCGATGGCTCTGTATCGGTTTTGGTCGTCCTGCTGGGCTTTTTGGTGGGAACCATACTCGTAGCCTTGGTAGGAAAGAATCCGCTGAATATGTACAAGGCACTGCTTCAGGCACTCAGCGGGTACAACATTGACAATGGCCGGATGAATGTGCGCTACATCGGTGAGACGCTCAACTATTCGGTTCCCTTCATCCTCTGCGGCCTCTCCATGGGCTTCGCCAAACGGGTGGGTCTCTTCAACATCGGAGGAGAAGGGCAGTACATCATGGGTATGACCGTAGCCCAGGCCGTAGCCTTGCTCGGACCACAGGTACAGACACTCCACTGGATGCTTGCCATCCTCAGTGCAGTGGTCATCGGGGCCTTGTGGGGTGGTGTGGTTGGTATCCTGAAGGCAAAGTATGAGGTCAGTGAGGTGGTTTCCACCATCATGCTCAACTACGTTGCCCTCTACCTCTCGCGCATCATCTGCCTGCAGCTTCCCGGGGCAACCACCTACAAGACAGCGAACTATCCCGAAACAGCTTTGATCGGGAACTCCTTTTTCCAGAAAATCACCAACAATTCGCTGCTCAACAACGGCATTTTCATGATGATCATTGCCGTGGTGGTCTACTGGTTCATCATGGAGAAGACAAGCCTCGGCTACGGCATGCGGGCAACAGGGTTCAACAAGGATGCTGCAAGGGCCAGCGGAATACCGGTGGTCAGATCCATCTCCATTTCCATGGCTATCAGCGGTGCCTTTGCAGGGCTTGCCGGCGGTATCGTAGCCTTGGGCTCATTCAAGTACGGAAGGGTCATCTCCGGTATGGATGGCTATGGGTTCGACGGTATCGCAGTCGCCTTGGTGGGCAACTGCACCGCCTTCGGCACCACGTTGGCAGGTTTGCTCTTCGGCATGCTGAAGAATGCGCAAGCCCTGATGCAAGGCAAGCAGATCCCCAAGGAGATCACCTTCATCATCCAGGGGCTCATCGTCATCTTCATTGCATTGCGCTCGGCTCTCAAGCTCTACCAGGAGTATCTGGACAAGAAACAACTGCAGAAGGAGGTGGGAGTCAAATGA
- a CDS encoding DUF2804 domain-containing protein yields the protein MEHEVDRKQNLLDAKGHIVEEGWARHPLWHYDRTQVKGGKPRIKEWDYYAIVNQQRGYAVALTISDLGYAALFAIAYIDFQRKAVSQSDALSFLPLGKLGLAPSSQEESHVSWADKKLRLAFIKKGQERHLMAACPQMILPDGTVGLDIDITLVQERNAESLNIATSWKEQRKAFYLNEKINCLAAKGTVRRGLEVENLLLGEAWGVLDWGRGRWTYTNTWYWASVSALVENVPFGLNLGYGFSDRTPASENAIIYNHIIHKLGNVTFSFDKEHPEKPWEIQDAEGRLKLTFEPVVDRSSTTNFVLIKSNQHQYFGTYRGMCILDDGTTLAITDALGFAEEVYNRW from the coding sequence ATGGAACATGAAGTAGACCGCAAGCAGAATCTGCTGGACGCGAAGGGACATATCGTCGAAGAGGGTTGGGCACGCCATCCGCTGTGGCACTACGACCGTACCCAGGTCAAGGGTGGCAAGCCCAGGATCAAGGAGTGGGACTACTATGCCATCGTCAACCAGCAGAGAGGCTACGCCGTTGCCCTCACGATCAGTGACCTCGGGTATGCGGCCCTTTTTGCCATCGCCTATATCGACTTCCAAAGAAAAGCGGTAAGCCAAAGCGATGCACTCTCGTTTCTCCCTCTCGGTAAACTCGGCCTCGCCCCATCATCCCAGGAAGAGAGCCATGTTTCATGGGCAGACAAGAAACTACGCCTGGCCTTCATCAAGAAGGGACAGGAGCGCCATCTCATGGCTGCCTGCCCGCAGATGATCCTTCCTGACGGGACAGTGGGCCTTGATATCGACATCACTTTGGTACAAGAGAGAAATGCCGAGAGCCTGAACATCGCAACCAGCTGGAAGGAACAGAGAAAAGCCTTCTATCTCAACGAAAAGATCAACTGCCTGGCGGCAAAAGGCACTGTGCGCAGAGGTTTGGAAGTTGAAAACCTCTTGCTTGGGGAAGCGTGGGGAGTCTTGGACTGGGGAAGGGGCCGGTGGACCTATACCAACACCTGGTACTGGGCAAGTGTCTCCGCCTTGGTTGAGAACGTTCCCTTCGGCCTGAATCTGGGGTATGGCTTCTCAGACAGGACTCCTGCAAGTGAGAATGCCATCATCTACAATCACATCATTCATAAGCTGGGCAACGTGACCTTCTCCTTCGACAAGGAACATCCGGAAAAGCCTTGGGAGATACAGGATGCGGAAGGCAGGCTCAAACTCACCTTCGAACCCGTCGTGGACAGAAGCAGCACCACCAATTTTGTGCTCATCAAGAGCAACCAGCATCAGTATTTCGGAACATACCGCGGCATGTGCATCCTTGACGACGGTACGACGCTTGCAATCACGGATGCATTGGGCTTCGCAGAGGAGGTATACAACCGCTGGTAA
- a CDS encoding BMP family ABC transporter substrate-binding protein, translating into MKKLTIFVLVLFLATMLFAQGGKETAAQADGRPTIRLLTDATGIDDKSFNAAAWRGIVEYYGDSWENTPNRGKLYDVVTAQTQDMYIPNLRQAADEGYDLIMVTGFTWADALGEVAPQYPDQKFTIVDVDWVGQPNVMEFIYSEEQGSYLVGLAAALQAKEDGIKDPKFGFIGGVPGATITKFEMGYVQGIRSVFPNAQIMDYYANDWGKPELAKAQAKNWYDMGVYCIFSAAGGTGNGTIAQAKEYRMQGKNIWAIGVDSDQYEDGIYSGTDSAVLTSMLKRVENSSLMVLKAVEEGTFTGGVVQMGMADEGVGYSTANPKLSKDVVKLVDAAKADINSGKIKIYKTYKDALANGAAPQGLAALDD; encoded by the coding sequence ATGAAAAAACTTACTATTTTTGTACTTGTTCTCTTCCTTGCCACCATGTTGTTCGCACAGGGTGGGAAAGAGACTGCTGCACAGGCCGACGGCCGCCCGACCATTCGCCTGCTGACCGATGCGACGGGCATTGACGACAAGTCCTTCAACGCCGCTGCTTGGAGAGGCATTGTCGAATACTACGGCGATAGCTGGGAGAACACACCCAACCGCGGAAAGCTGTATGATGTGGTGACTGCACAGACCCAGGATATGTACATCCCGAATCTGCGCCAGGCTGCAGACGAAGGCTATGACCTGATCATGGTCACCGGCTTCACCTGGGCTGATGCCTTGGGCGAGGTTGCTCCGCAGTATCCCGACCAAAAGTTCACCATCGTGGACGTTGACTGGGTCGGACAGCCGAATGTCATGGAGTTCATCTACTCCGAGGAACAGGGTTCCTATCTCGTCGGCCTGGCCGCAGCATTGCAGGCCAAGGAAGACGGGATCAAGGATCCCAAGTTCGGTTTCATCGGTGGAGTTCCCGGCGCAACCATCACCAAGTTTGAGATGGGCTATGTGCAGGGCATCCGTTCGGTCTTCCCGAATGCCCAGATCATGGACTACTATGCCAATGACTGGGGCAAGCCGGAGCTTGCCAAGGCACAGGCGAAGAACTGGTACGACATGGGTGTGTACTGCATCTTCAGTGCAGCAGGCGGAACCGGAAACGGAACCATTGCACAGGCAAAAGAGTACCGCATGCAGGGCAAGAACATCTGGGCCATCGGTGTGGACAGCGACCAGTATGAGGACGGCATCTACAGCGGAACCGACAGTGCAGTGCTGACCAGCATGCTCAAGCGTGTCGAAAACTCCTCCCTCATGGTCCTCAAGGCTGTTGAGGAAGGTACGTTCACCGGTGGTGTGGTCCAGATGGGTATGGCCGACGAAGGCGTCGGATACTCGACCGCCAACCCCAAGCTCAGCAAGGACGTGGTCAAGCTGGTTGATGCAGCAAAAGCTGACATCAACAGTGGAAAGATCAAGATCTACAAGACTTATAAGGACGCACTTGCAAATGGTGCCGCTCCCCAGGGCCTTGCAGCTCTCGACGACTGA
- a CDS encoding Cof-type HAD-IIB family hydrolase — translation MYTVLALDLDGTLTNTTKEISERNKDAVRAAREKGVHVVLASGRPVLGIEHVAQELGLIGTEATILAYNGGQLVSTADLSVLWERTVDLRTIQTCFRYAKQNGLAALSYDEVGVITEMPDDVHVKLEAYNNAIPIRRVDDLIAETPKPMPKVMIVGEPARLLQARHDLLPQVGEQADLGFSDPFFMEITAKGVQKASSLRVLLGLLGKNEDELMVIGDGLNDVPMFSIAGLAVAMANASDEVKAHAHVLTSSNDEDGVAKAIETHILAK, via the coding sequence GTGTATACGGTACTTGCTTTGGACCTGGATGGAACGCTGACAAACACCACCAAAGAGATCTCAGAGCGCAACAAGGACGCAGTGCGCGCTGCCCGAGAGAAAGGTGTGCATGTCGTACTTGCCAGCGGAAGACCGGTGTTGGGCATCGAGCATGTGGCCCAGGAACTGGGCCTGATCGGCACCGAGGCAACCATCCTCGCCTACAACGGCGGCCAGTTGGTCTCAACAGCCGACCTTTCCGTACTCTGGGAGCGCACGGTTGACCTTCGGACCATCCAAACCTGCTTCCGGTATGCAAAGCAGAACGGTCTTGCAGCCCTCTCGTATGATGAGGTGGGGGTGATCACCGAGATGCCTGATGATGTGCACGTGAAGCTGGAAGCATACAACAATGCCATCCCTATCCGAAGGGTTGATGACCTTATTGCCGAAACCCCCAAGCCGATGCCCAAGGTCATGATCGTAGGCGAGCCTGCCCGGCTCTTGCAGGCGCGGCATGATCTCCTGCCTCAGGTGGGCGAACAAGCGGATCTTGGGTTCAGCGACCCGTTTTTCATGGAAATCACGGCAAAAGGGGTACAGAAAGCCAGCAGTCTTCGGGTACTGCTCGGCTTGCTGGGCAAAAACGAGGATGAGCTGATGGTCATCGGCGACGGGCTCAATGATGTGCCCATGTTTTCCATTGCAGGCCTTGCGGTGGCCATGGCGAATGCCAGTGACGAGGTGAAAGCCCACGCCCATGTTCTTACCTCCTCCAACGACGAGGATGGGGTCGCCAAGGCCATAGAAACACATATTTTGGCCAAATAG
- a CDS encoding ABC transporter ATP-binding protein has product MRNITKTFPGVVANDRVTLQVKKQEIHALLGENGAGKSTLMSILFGSYTADSGTIHLDGKEVDIKNPNVATSLGIGMVHQHFKLVQNYTVTENIVLGMEPTKGRLLDLASAKKRVKQISEQYALHVDPDSLIENITVGQQQRVEILKTLYRNANIIIFDEPTAVLTPQEVDELMDILKKLRSEGKTILLITHKLKEIKEVADQCTVLRRGTYIGTVNVADVSEQDLAEMMVGRSVKFEIEKPEQEAGKVMLKLEHLSVSDASGVSRVKDLSLDVHEGEIVGIAGVDGNGQSELLGAITGLISLTSGTIQLDGEHLENLSIRERIERGLGYIPEDRRKYGVVGEFSIAENTALKNYYLETYRRRFGILDFAAMQKEAQNLIDQFDIRSAEGASTLAGSLSGGNQQKVIVAREISLSPKVLVVAQPTRGLDVGAIEYIRKRLIAERSKGRAILLVSFELDEIMNLCDRIATISKGSIVAVNKQHEVTEREIGMMMAGSRAEGSV; this is encoded by the coding sequence ATGAGGAACATTACCAAGACGTTTCCCGGAGTCGTAGCCAACGACAGGGTCACGCTTCAGGTGAAGAAACAGGAGATCCACGCACTGCTGGGCGAAAACGGGGCGGGCAAGTCGACACTCATGTCGATTCTCTTCGGTTCTTATACCGCAGACAGCGGGACCATCCACCTTGACGGAAAAGAAGTGGACATCAAGAATCCCAATGTGGCAACCAGTCTGGGTATCGGCATGGTCCATCAGCACTTCAAGTTGGTGCAGAACTACACCGTCACTGAGAATATTGTGTTGGGGATGGAACCCACCAAAGGGCGTCTTCTCGATCTTGCCAGTGCCAAAAAGCGCGTGAAGCAGATCAGCGAGCAGTATGCCCTGCATGTCGACCCGGACTCCCTCATCGAGAACATCACCGTCGGTCAGCAGCAGCGGGTGGAAATCCTCAAGACCCTCTATCGAAACGCAAACATCATCATCTTTGACGAGCCCACAGCTGTGTTGACCCCCCAGGAGGTAGATGAGCTGATGGATATTCTCAAGAAGCTCAGAAGCGAAGGCAAGACCATTCTTCTGATCACCCACAAGCTGAAAGAGATCAAAGAGGTGGCCGACCAATGCACCGTTCTCAGGCGCGGTACGTACATCGGGACGGTGAACGTCGCAGACGTAAGCGAGCAGGATCTTGCCGAGATGATGGTGGGACGGTCGGTCAAGTTCGAGATCGAGAAGCCGGAGCAGGAAGCCGGGAAGGTTATGCTCAAGCTCGAGCATCTTTCAGTTTCTGACGCAAGCGGGGTCAGCCGGGTCAAGGATCTCTCCTTGGACGTACATGAGGGCGAGATCGTCGGTATCGCCGGTGTCGATGGAAACGGGCAGAGTGAACTGCTGGGAGCCATAACCGGTCTGATTTCCCTCACCTCGGGCACCATCCAGCTCGATGGGGAACATCTGGAGAATCTGAGCATTCGTGAGCGCATTGAGCGCGGACTTGGATATATCCCGGAGGACAGGCGGAAATACGGGGTGGTGGGTGAATTCTCCATCGCCGAGAATACCGCGTTGAAGAACTACTATCTGGAGACCTACCGCCGGCGTTTCGGCATCCTGGACTTTGCAGCCATGCAGAAGGAAGCACAAAATCTCATCGATCAGTTCGATATCCGAAGCGCTGAGGGTGCTTCCACGCTGGCAGGCAGCCTGTCGGGAGGCAACCAGCAGAAAGTGATCGTAGCCCGTGAGATCTCCCTCTCGCCAAAGGTGCTGGTGGTTGCCCAGCCGACCCGCGGTCTGGATGTCGGGGCCATCGAATACATCCGTAAGCGACTGATCGCCGAGCGGTCGAAGGGGAGGGCGATCCTGCTCGTCTCCTTTGAGCTTGATGAGATCATGAATCTGTGTGATCGCATCGCAACCATCAGCAAGGGGAGCATTGTGGCAGTGAACAAGCAGCATGAGGTAACCGAACGGGAGATCGGCATGATGATGGCCGGCTCCAGAGCGGAGGGGTCGGTATGA